In one Rutidosis leptorrhynchoides isolate AG116_Rl617_1_P2 chromosome 8, CSIRO_AGI_Rlap_v1, whole genome shotgun sequence genomic region, the following are encoded:
- the LOC139862572 gene encoding miraculin-like, with protein MKLSFLIFILISIFSYSSSQSPVLDTDQMPLVTGQSYYIVPAVSGRGGGVKLSPTTSNQTCPLDVAQENNEQLNGDRLNFLLAVPNRAGVIRETKDLNIKFTDGTTCGLPAVWRIENVNGQRVVTSRGTVGNPGSGTLSNWFRFEKFEDGYKIVFCPGVCSTCRPACGNVGSTIAKNGRRSLLLSNDPLKVKFIKA; from the coding sequence ATGAAGTTATCATTTCTCATCTTCATCCTCATCTCCATCTTCTCATACTCCTCGAGCCAATCCCCGGTCCTCGACACGGACCAGATGCCCCTAGTAACGGGCCAAAGCTACTACATCGTGCCAGCCGTGAGTGGCAGAGGCGGTGGCGTAAAACTATCTCCCACAACCTCAAACCAAACATGCCCACTTGATGTGGCTCAAGAAAACAACGAACAACTTAACGGGGATCGGTTAAATTTCCTTCTAGCCGTTCCCAACAGAGCTGGCGTTATTCGCGAAACCAAAGATCTTAACATTAAGTTTACTGATGGAACGACATGTGGGCTCCCTGCAGTTTGGCGAATTGAGAATGTGAACGGGCAAAGGGTTGTGACGAGCCGTGGGACCGTAGGGAACCCGGGTTCGGGGACTTTAAGTAACTGGTTTAGGTTCGAGAAGTTTGAGGATGGTTATAAGATTGTGTTTTGTCCCGGAGTTTGTAGTACTTGTAGACCAGCTTGTGGAAATGTTGGGTCTACTATTGCGAAAAATGGACGTAGAAGTCTGCTTTTGAGTAATGATCCTCTTAAGGTCAAGTTCATAAAGGCGTAA